ATTGTAAGTTAAGACTTAGAAAGAACAGAAGTCTCGAAGCTCCTAATATGTAAAAATGCGCCTTAGAGCAAGCTCTTAATGCGGACGAGCATTAAGAGTGCAGTGATACGAAGCATTTTTACATATTAGAGGTTTCGGGACTTCGTCTATTTATTCCCACCTCCTCACTAATTTAAAATAATTTATTGACATAAAGCGTAAAAGTTGCTATACTGTAAACCATATTAAGACTGTAGGAAAATCGTTGAACAAAAGTAGTACCTTTTATCCACAGCATACCAGAGAGTCGGGTCAGGTGGAAGCCGATATGTGAGGGAAGAGGGAATGGATTTGGGAGATGCAAGGTGAAAGTAACAGTAGCTGATGCCGCGTCCTCGCGTTACAGGGGTAGGATATCGATGGGAGTTATAAGAGAGCTTTTGTCCGTATCGGATTTAGAGAGAATAACATAGAATTATCTGGAAGAATCTTTGTATATGTTGTCTGGCACATCTTAGGCAGAGTGGATGGCAGGAAATGATTTTTTAAGAATGATTTTAAGTGATTAATTAAGGGTGGCACCGCGGAATATTTCGTCCCTGACGTTTTTTATGAACGTCAGGGATTTTTTTATACTATTTTATCGCCTACAGAAAGAAGGGAGTACATATGAAGCGTATAAGAAGGGCATACAGTAAAACAGTCAGTCTTATTGATGAGACAGCAGTACAGATTTATGGAAGTTTTGTAGGGAAGAGAAGAGGATTTCTTCTTGAGAGTTACGATAAAAATAACGGGCGGTATGTTTTTATAGGCAAGGACCCGGAAGAGGTCATTACAAGTAAAGAAAACGGGCTGCTTATTGCAAGGGCAGATGGCATAACAAAAGAACTTAACGGGAATCCGGTGGATCTTTTAAAAGAGTATTACAGTGATTTTGAAATCCATAAGGATGATGAACAGCTTGCGTTTACAGGCGGTCTTGTCGGTGGTCTTGGCTATGATTTTGTAAGGTATAAGGAGGAGCTGCCGGATAAGAATCCGGATGAGATTGGAATTAGTACGATTTCATTGATGCTTGTTACAGAGTTTTTATCTATTGACCATTTCGCAGAAACAATGACAGCGGTTGTTGTGGAGGATGATACAGAAGCAGGAAGAAAGCAATGTTACGCTGTGAAGAAATGGTGAAGGAAGCATTTGAGGATATCCGGAAAGATGAGAAGTCAGAGTTTTTGCCGGATGGAAAGATTATAAAGCAGTCGGATACTTTAGAAGAATATAGTGAAAAAGTAAATAAGATTAAACAGTATATTATAGATGGACATGTATTCCAGACGGTACTTTCCCAGAGATGGACGATTGAGACGAAACAGAAAGGTTTTGATCTGTATAAAGAATTAAGAGAGATCAATCCTTCTCCGTATATGTATTATTTTAATTTTGAACAGTTTGAGATTATCGGAAGTTCTCCAGAGATGATTGTTAAGCAGAAGGATAATAAGGTATTGACCTGTCCGATTGCGGGAACAAGACCTCGTGGAAAAAATGAGGAAGAAGATCAGCTGCTTGCGGATGGATTGATGAAAGATCCAAAGGAGAAAGCGGAGCATGTGATGCTTGTTGACCTTGCAAGAAATGATATGGGGCGCATCGCAGAGTTTGGAACGGTAAAGGTAAGAGATTTCATGCATATTCAACGATATTCGCATGTAATGCACATTGTTTCGCTGGTAGAGGGAAGAAAAAAAGGGGAGTTTCATCCGCTTGATCTTGTAAATGCCTTCCTTCCGGCAGGAACTTTAAGTGGAGCGCCGAAGGTAAGGGCGATGGAGATTATTGATGAACTGGAATCCGTAAGAAGAGGACTTTACGGTGGAGCGATCGGTTATATTGATTTTAACGGCGATATGGATTTCTGTATTACGATACGAACGATGATTAAAAAAGGGGATAAGGTTTATATTCAGGCAGGAGCAGGTATTGTAGCAGATAGTGATCCGGAAAGTGAATATAACGAATGCTGCAACAAAGTAAGGGCGCTTGCCAAGGTATTAGTTCGGGAGGAAAATTTATGATATTGCTGATTGATAATTATGATTCTTTTACTTACAACTTATATCAGTATATGGGAATCTTTGAAAAAGACATTAAGGTTGTTCGAAATGATAAGATGACGATAGAAGAAATAGAACAGTTAAATCCGGATAGAATCGTTCTTTCACCGGGACCGAAAAGTCCGAAAGAAGCAGGAATATGCATAGATGTCGTAAAACATTTTTATCAGAAAAAGCCGATTCTTGGTATCTGCCTGGGACACCAGAGCATCGGAGCAGCATTTGGAGCTGAAATTGTTCATGCAAAGGAACTGATGCATGGAAAACAGTCTTTGATCACACAAGATGGAAGGGGAATTTTTGAAGGGATTCCAAGTCCGGTGTATGTGGCAAGATATCATTCTCTTGCGGTAGATGAAAAGACACTGCCGGATGTTTTTGAAATATTGGCAAGAACAGAAGATGGAGAAATTATGGCGATGCAGCATAAAGAATATCCGTTAATTGGAATTCAGTTTCATCCGGAATCTATTTATACCGATCATGGCAAAAAGATGATAGAGAATTTTTTGAAATTATGATAAGGATTTATGACAAAAAAGAGGTGACATAAAAGCGATGATTTTAGATGTAATTGTAGAAGATAAGAAAAAGAAATTAAAAGAGCATAAAAACCGCATCAGTGAAGAAAAAATGAAAGAGCTTGCACTTTCCTGTGAAAGAAAAAGTATTTCTTTTTATGAAGCGCTGGCAAAGCCGGGACTATCTATTATCGGAGAGTTTAAAAAGGCTTCTCCAAGTATGGGAAAGATAGAGATGACGATGGAGCTTACCGACAGAATTGATGAATATAATGAGTCAGTAGATGCCATTTCCTGTCTGACAGAAGAAGACCATTTTCTTGGAAATATAGAATATTTCAAAGAAATCAGAAAGATTTCACCACTTCCGATGATACGAAAGGATTTCATCATTGACCCATACCAGATTTATGAGGCAAAGGTAATCGGAGCGGATTGTATCCTTTTGATTGCGGCAATTCTTTCGGATGATCAAATGAAAGAATATTATAAGCTTGCGGCTGAACTTGGTATGGATGTGTTAGTAGAAACACACGATGAAGAGGAAATGGAACGGGCATTAAAAATCCATCCAAAGATTATTGGTGTAAATAACAGGAATTTAAAGGATTTTACGATTTCTCTTGAAAATACAAAAAGACTTCGTACGATGGTTCCGGAAGGAACAGTATTTGTTTCAGAAAGTGGTGTGACAACAAAGGAACATATCGCATTTTTAAAAGAGTGCAAAGTGGATGCCCTGTTGATCGGAGGCGCCTTTATGTTATCGGAACATCCAAAAGAGCTGGCGGCAGATTGGAAGGCTTTATATGACAAAAATTAAAATATGTGGAATGACTTGTGAGGAAGATATTAAAGCAGTGAACAAGTATTTGCCGGATTATATTGGGTTTGTTTTATTTTTTCCGAAAAGTAAACGAAACATTTCGATAAAACAGGCAAAAGATCTGCTTGCAAAAGCAGATAAACGAATAAAAACAGTAGCAGTCGTTGTCTCACCGACAATAGAACAACTACTGCAGATTGAAGAAGCTAGATTTGATTACATTCAAATTCATGGAACTATGACCAAAGAAGTCTATGAACAGTGTACGCTTCCGATTTTAAGAGCATTTAATATTTCCAATCTGGAAAAGTTAGAAAAATATGAAATAAAAGATAAAATCAAAGGGTATGTATTTGACAGCAAGAATCCAGGAAGTGGGGAGACATTTGACTGGAAACTGCTTGATCATATCAGACAAAAACAAAAAACAGTGATTTTCCTTGCGGGAGGAATCGATGAAAACAATGTAAAACGGGCCATTTCTGAAGTTGCCCCGGATGTGATCGATTTAAGTTCCGCAGTAGAAAAAGTAAGTAAAGATGGAGCTTTTTTTGGAAAGGATCCGGAAAAAGTAAAAACAATAATAACAATAGTACATGGTCAATAAAAGATAAAACAGGAATATTGACCGGAAAAGGCGGCGTGACAAAGGCTCATGCCGCAGTAAAAGAAAGGACTTTATTATGCAGAATAAGAAATATGGTGAATACGGTGGACAATATGTAGCAGAATCTCTGATGAATGTTTTAAAAGAATTAGAGTCAGCATATAATGAGGCGATTAATGACCCTGAATTTATTAAAGAATATCATTATTATTTAAAGGAATATGTAGGCAGAGAAACGCCACTTTACTTTGCAGAAAAGCTTTCGAAAAAGTATGGTACAAAGATTTATTTAAAACGTGAAGATTTAAACCATACCGGCGCCCACAAAATTAACAATGTAATTGGTCAGATTCTTTTAGCGAAGCGTATGGGTAAGAAAAAAGTAATCGCAGAGACAGGAGCTGGCCAGCATGGTGTGGCAACAGCGACCGGAGCAGCTCTTTTTGATATGGAGTGTACGGTATTCATGGGCGAAGAAGATATGGAACGTCAGGCATTAAATGTGTTCCGTATGGAGATGCTTGGAACAAAAGTGGAATGTGTAAAGAGCGGAAGCCGCACATTAAAAGATGCAACAAATGAAGCAATCCGTACATGGGCAAAAAATGCAGAAGATACTTTTTATATCATTGGTTCAGCCGTAGGTCCGCATCCATATCCTCAGATGGTAAAAGAATTCCAGAGGGTTATCAGCGTAGAGACAAAAAAACAGATTCTTGAAAAAGAAGGAAGACTTCCGGATTGTGTCCTTGCCTGCGTAGGCGGTGGCTCAAACTCCATCGGAATGTTTGCAGAATTTATTGATGAAAAAGACGTAGAATTAATCGGTGTTGAAGCAGCAGGCTTTGGAATTGAGACAGGAAAACATGCTAGCGCCTTTGCTTCCGGAAAAGCAGGGGTTCTTCATGGGATGCGTTCTTATCTGCTCCAGGATGATGATGGAAATATTCAGATTGCAAGTTCGATCTCCGCAGGCTTAGATTATCCGGGAGTCGGACCAGAACATGCATATCTCCATGATAGCAAAAGAGCAACTTATGTTTCAATCACAGATGATGAGGCAATGCAGGCACTCAAAGAACTTTGTCGTGAAGAAGGAATCATACCAGCAATCGAGAGCGCACATGCGATCGCTTATGCATTAAAAAAAGCAAAAACAATGAATGAAGACCAGATTATGGTAGTAAATCTTTCAGGGCGGGGAGACAAAGATGTACATACTATTGCAGAGTATTTTAAAGAAAAATAGAAAAGAAGAATAGAAAAAAGAAATAGAAAAGAGAAATAGAGACAAAAAGATTCCAAGAGTATAGTATTCTCACAGGGAGGACAGAAAACATGAATCGTATTGAAAAAAGAATGGAAGAATTACAACAAAAACATGAAAAAGCATTTGTAACATATATGACAGCCGGTCTGCCGGATATGGAAGGAACGAAAGCATTAATAAAAGCACAGGACGAGGCAGGGATTGATATTATCGAGCTTGGAATACCGTTTTCAGATCCAACAGCAGATGGTCCGGTTATTCAGGATGCATCTTATCGTTCCATCTGTAAAGGAACAAACGTAAAAGGTGTATTTGCTGCCGTAGAGGAAGTAAGAAAAGATTGTGAAGTACCTATCGTATTTATGATGTACTATAATACAATTCTTTATTATGGGGTGGAAGCATTTGCTAAGAAATGTGCGGAAACTGGCGTAGATGGTCTCATCATCCCCGATCTTCCAAAAGAGGAACAGTTTGAGCTGGCAGAGGCACTTGAACACACAGAAAATGCTCCAATCCTCATTCAGCTTGTCGCACCGGTATCCGCAGATAGAATTCCTATGATCTTAGAAAATGCAAGAGGATATGTATATTGCGTATCTTCCATGGGCGTAACTGGACAGGCGGCACATTTCCATAAAAACGTAAGAAACTATCTGGAAAATGTAAAAACGGTATCAAAGATTCCTGTCATGATGGGATTTGGAATCCGCACCGCAGGGGATGTAGCCGGATTAAAAGATACGATTGATGGCTGCATTGTCGGAACACATTTTATTGAACTTATGGAAGAAAACGGTTATAATCTGGATGTGGCAAAAGAATATATCCGTACATTCAAGAAGGAATTAAACGCTTAGAATATTTTTGCAAATGGACAAAGACAAGAAAGTGGCATATAATAAATGCGGCTTTTTTGTTTTTTCATAAATTCTAAATGGATTGTAAAATGATATAAATAAAAGAACATCGAATAAAGAATATCTAGTTAAAAGAACATCTAGTTAGGAAAGGAGCAAGTTACTGTTTATAACTTTTTATGAGTTTTCAGTAGTAGATGAATTAGGACAATGAAAAAAGAAGTAAAAACAAATGTAATGCGTATTCTTGAAAAAGAAAAGGTAGATTATGAGGCACATTATTATCCGCATGGGAAAGAAGCAGTGAATGGCGTGACGGTAGCAGAACTTACCGGACAAAATCCTGACTATGTTTTTAAAACACTTGTAACTGTAAGTAATAAAAAGGAATACTTTGTGTTTGTTATTCCTGTAGCGGAAGAACTTGACTTAAAAAAAGCTGCCAAAGCAGTTGGAGCAAAATCTATCGAGATGATTCATGTAAAAGATATTAATAAAATTACAGGATACATTCGTGGCGGCTGCTCTCCGGTTGGCATGAAAAAACAGTTTGTTACAACATATCATGAAACAGCACAGAATAATCCTGTGATTATGGTAAGTGGAGGAAAGATTGGAACACAGGTTGAATGTAAACCAGATGAACTGTTAAAGATTACGAAAGGACAGTACGCAGATATTTGTAAAGATTGATCTTTCCACAAACAGCTATTTTAGCTGTGACAAAGCATAAAAAAAGAAACGGCACCTTTTAGATATGGTCATATAGTATCTAAGAGAATGTCGTTTCTTTTTTCTATCTTAAAAACAGTTTTTAATAATGTCTGGATCAAGTCCATTTTTACAGGTTGCTTTTCCTACTGCAAAGTACAGGACTGCTCCGGCAAGAAGCCCCCATACGACAGCATTAATTCCGGCAACATGTACATTATAATAGCAGAATACATAGGTGGCGGCGGCACCGATCGAACTGCTGACAGCCGCCTGTTTCGTTCCTTTTTTCCAGAATAGTCCGCCGATAAGAGGCCAGAAGAAGCTGCATTCCAGACCGCCTAAGGCAAATAGATTCAGGAAGAAAATGATATCCGGCGGGTTGATCGTAAGTAAAATAACGATAACGCCGAAGGCGAAAGTAACAAGTGTGCTTAACTTTCCGACATTTTTATTATAGGAAGCCACCTTTACCGGGTCATCTTTTACAACATAGTTACGCCATAAATCTTTCACGATCGCAGCGGAAGCAAGAATCAGAAGCGAGTCGGCTGTAGACATTACAGCAGCCATCGGAGCGGCAAGGAATGTTCCAGCAAGACCGACTGGCATAATCTTTTGAACAATGTATGGGATAAAGTAATCAGAGGTTGGAAGATTACTTGTATCCACTAATGCACCTGCCCATGTACCGGCCATATGCATGCCGACAATGATAAAACTACAGGTGATTGCTCCGATCCACATAGCGGAATGAAGGCTCTTCGTGTTCTTAAAGCCCATCGCGCGGACAGCAGTCTGCGGAAGTCCGAGCGTACCAAAACCGACAAGAACCCAGAAGCTAAGCAGAGTACCAGGAGTATATACAGAGAAAAGATCGTCATACACACCGGGAAGATTCTTCGCAAGTCCTGCATCAATTCCGGCAAGTCCTCCCCCTGCTTTTAATACAAAGAAAATAAACAAAAACGTACCGATGCACATAATAATTCCCTGAATCGTATCTGTGATAGCAACGGCACTGAAGCCGCCAAAAGAAGTATAAATAATAACGACTGCGCCAAAAATCAACAGAGAGACGACATGATCAAGCCCGGTAATAGAAGAAATCAAAGTCGCTCCGCCGGTAAACTGTCCGATCATCTGTGCCATAAAAAATGCGACCATAAGTAAACTGGTAATAATAACTAAAGCATCACTTTTATAACGTGCCTTCAGATAACCGACAACGGTAACGGCACCAGTTCTTCTTGAGACCATTGCCAGCTTATTACCGAGCACACCTAAAACTAAAAATGTAACCGGGACCTGCACTGTAGCAATCCATGCCTGTGCGTATCCATAAGTAAGTCCTGCGGCACCTGGACCGGATATAAAAGAACTGACGGAAGTGTAAGTTGCCATAGTGGTCATAGCTAAAAGAAGACCATTCATATTTCTCCCGCCAAT
This Anaerobutyricum hallii DNA region includes the following protein-coding sequences:
- a CDS encoding anthranilate synthase component I family protein yields the protein MLRCEEMVKEAFEDIRKDEKSEFLPDGKIIKQSDTLEEYSEKVNKIKQYIIDGHVFQTVLSQRWTIETKQKGFDLYKELREINPSPYMYYFNFEQFEIIGSSPEMIVKQKDNKVLTCPIAGTRPRGKNEEEDQLLADGLMKDPKEKAEHVMLVDLARNDMGRIAEFGTVKVRDFMHIQRYSHVMHIVSLVEGRKKGEFHPLDLVNAFLPAGTLSGAPKVRAMEIIDELESVRRGLYGGAIGYIDFNGDMDFCITIRTMIKKGDKVYIQAGAGIVADSDPESEYNECCNKVRALAKVLVREENL
- the trpC gene encoding indole-3-glycerol phosphate synthase TrpC; protein product: MILDVIVEDKKKKLKEHKNRISEEKMKELALSCERKSISFYEALAKPGLSIIGEFKKASPSMGKIEMTMELTDRIDEYNESVDAISCLTEEDHFLGNIEYFKEIRKISPLPMIRKDFIIDPYQIYEAKVIGADCILLIAAILSDDQMKEYYKLAAELGMDVLVETHDEEEMERALKIHPKIIGVNNRNLKDFTISLENTKRLRTMVPEGTVFVSESGVTTKEHIAFLKECKVDALLIGGAFMLSEHPKELAADWKALYDKN
- the trpB gene encoding tryptophan synthase subunit beta, whose amino-acid sequence is MQNKKYGEYGGQYVAESLMNVLKELESAYNEAINDPEFIKEYHYYLKEYVGRETPLYFAEKLSKKYGTKIYLKREDLNHTGAHKINNVIGQILLAKRMGKKKVIAETGAGQHGVATATGAALFDMECTVFMGEEDMERQALNVFRMEMLGTKVECVKSGSRTLKDATNEAIRTWAKNAEDTFYIIGSAVGPHPYPQMVKEFQRVISVETKKQILEKEGRLPDCVLACVGGGSNSIGMFAEFIDEKDVELIGVEAAGFGIETGKHASAFASGKAGVLHGMRSYLLQDDDGNIQIASSISAGLDYPGVGPEHAYLHDSKRATYVSITDDEAMQALKELCREEGIIPAIESAHAIAYALKKAKTMNEDQIMVVNLSGRGDKDVHTIAEYFKEK
- the trpA gene encoding tryptophan synthase subunit alpha; its protein translation is MNRIEKRMEELQQKHEKAFVTYMTAGLPDMEGTKALIKAQDEAGIDIIELGIPFSDPTADGPVIQDASYRSICKGTNVKGVFAAVEEVRKDCEVPIVFMMYYNTILYYGVEAFAKKCAETGVDGLIIPDLPKEEQFELAEALEHTENAPILIQLVAPVSADRIPMILENARGYVYCVSSMGVTGQAAHFHKNVRNYLENVKTVSKIPVMMGFGIRTAGDVAGLKDTIDGCIVGTHFIELMEENGYNLDVAKEYIRTFKKELNA
- the panF gene encoding sodium/pantothenate symporter, with amino-acid sequence MSADQKVILGIFVIYLALNAIIGIVFSKRQGSKQHVSSEKKFFIGGRNMNGLLLAMTTMATYTSVSSFISGPGAAGLTYGYAQAWIATVQVPVTFLVLGVLGNKLAMVSRRTGAVTVVGYLKARYKSDALVIITSLLMVAFFMAQMIGQFTGGATLISSITGLDHVVSLLIFGAVVIIYTSFGGFSAVAITDTIQGIIMCIGTFLFIFFVLKAGGGLAGIDAGLAKNLPGVYDDLFSVYTPGTLLSFWVLVGFGTLGLPQTAVRAMGFKNTKSLHSAMWIGAITCSFIIVGMHMAGTWAGALVDTSNLPTSDYFIPYIVQKIMPVGLAGTFLAAPMAAVMSTADSLLILASAAIVKDLWRNYVVKDDPVKVASYNKNVGKLSTLVTFAFGVIVILLTINPPDIIFFLNLFALGGLECSFFWPLIGGLFWKKGTKQAAVSSSIGAAATYVFCYYNVHVAGINAVVWGLLAGAVLYFAVGKATCKNGLDPDIIKNCF
- a CDS encoding anthranilate synthase component II, which encodes MILLIDNYDSFTYNLYQYMGIFEKDIKVVRNDKMTIEEIEQLNPDRIVLSPGPKSPKEAGICIDVVKHFYQKKPILGICLGHQSIGAAFGAEIVHAKELMHGKQSLITQDGRGIFEGIPSPVYVARYHSLAVDEKTLPDVFEILARTEDGEIMAMQHKEYPLIGIQFHPESIYTDHGKKMIENFLKL
- a CDS encoding phosphoribosylanthranilate isomerase, with translation MTKIKICGMTCEEDIKAVNKYLPDYIGFVLFFPKSKRNISIKQAKDLLAKADKRIKTVAVVVSPTIEQLLQIEEARFDYIQIHGTMTKEVYEQCTLPILRAFNISNLEKLEKYEIKDKIKGYVFDSKNPGSGETFDWKLLDHIRQKQKTVIFLAGGIDENNVKRAISEVAPDVIDLSSAVEKVSKDGAFFGKDPEKVKTIITIVHGQ
- the ybaK gene encoding Cys-tRNA(Pro) deacylase — encoded protein: MKKEVKTNVMRILEKEKVDYEAHYYPHGKEAVNGVTVAELTGQNPDYVFKTLVTVSNKKEYFVFVIPVAEELDLKKAAKAVGAKSIEMIHVKDINKITGYIRGGCSPVGMKKQFVTTYHETAQNNPVIMVSGGKIGTQVECKPDELLKITKGQYADICKD